One Syntrophorhabdaceae bacterium genomic window, AACACCCGGTACACCTGCCTTTTCAAGAAGGATCGACCAGTGGGCACCCCACATGGAACAGGAGCCTCAGGCCCCGCAGCCGTAGATAAAAGCAGCTCCCTTGCTCTTGATCTCATCCCATAATTCAGGATCATCTGACATGTAAGCGCTTGTTTTCTTGCGAAAGACCGTCTTCACACCCGGAATCATCGAGGGCAAAGCCTCCGCGACCTTTTTGAGAAACTGATCCGCGTTGCCAACATGCTGGCTCACGCAAAAGACCGTTTTACCGGCAAGGTTGGCAACTCTCTCGGCGAGAGGCAGCGGCTCCACTTCCTTTGCCACTCCGGCGGGGTTCAGTACGGCGAACATGCTTTCGGAACCATTCGGCGTCATCTCAATTCCTCCTCATCCCCAATTTGGCGCTAACGGGCATCGCTCATCTGCAGCATACGTTGTAGCGCGATGGCAGCCGTTGCGCCATCTCCAACGGCGGAGGCCACCTGCCATGGCGAACCGGCCCTGATGTCACCGGCCGCGTACACGTAAGACAATTCGGTCTCCAGCTGGCTTCCTACCAGTATCTGTCCCCGTTCGTCGAGCGGGACCGTTCCATCGAGATATTCCGTGTTCGGTTCGATCCCCACATGGACAAGGACCCCATCAACGGCGAGGCTCTGTTCCTTGCCCGTCTCATGGTGGGTTACCACTATTTCTCCGACGCTCTGGCCGCCCTTAATTTCCCTGACCCTCTCGCCGCATCGAATTTCGATTTTAGGATTGGCCCTGGCTCGTTTCTGAAGAACTGCGGTCGCAGTGAGGCCCGGGAGTGCCTCGATGATGATGACTCTGGACGCAAGTTTTGTAAGATACAACGCCTCCGTGACCCCGGCGTCCCCTCCCCCGCACACGGCAACCACTCCATCAGCAAATTGGCCCCCATCACAAAGCGCACAATGAATGATCCCTTTTCTTTGGAAAGCTTGTTCACCGGGCACGGCGAGCGGCTTTGAATGGGAACCACCGGCCAGGATGATCGCAAGGGATGTAAAACTTTTTCCATTGGCACAGAAGACGGATCGACAACTCGTAAAGGATTCGATGCCGGTCACCTCGCCTTGCTCGAGTTCCACGCCGCATCGAATAGCCTGATCAACCATGGCCGCCGCAAGTTGCGGCCCACCGATGCCTTCGGCGAAGCCAGGATAGTTCTCAATCCGTTCTACGTTTTTTAGTTGTCCGCCGAACTGCTCTTTTTCCAAGAGAAGTACCCGATATTTTGCACGGCCGAGGTAGATGCCAGCCGTTAGTCCCGCTGGCCCCCCGCC contains:
- a CDS encoding FAD-dependent oxidoreductase, giving the protein MLDYDVIIVGGGPAGLTAGIYLGRAKYRVLLLEKEQFGGQLKNVERIENYPGFAEGIGGPQLAAAMVDQAIRCGVELEQGEVTGIESFTSCRSVFCANGKSFTSLAIILAGGSHSKPLAVPGEQAFQRKGIIHCALCDGGQFADGVVAVCGGGDAGVTEALYLTKLASRVIIIEALPGLTATAVLQKRARANPKIEIRCGERVREIKGGQSVGEIVVTHHETGKEQSLAVDGVLVHVGIEPNTEYLDGTVPLDERGQILVGSQLETELSYVYAAGDIRAGSPWQVASAVGDGATAAIALQRMLQMSDAR